The bacterium DNA window CGAGCTCGTAGATCCCCTCGTCGGCCGGCTGCTGGGCGTAGTGCCAGATCAGGGTGATGAACTCGGCCGGAACCACTTTGTAGGCGTCCACGAACTGCTCGGTCAGCTGCGCAATCGTTCCGCCATGGAAAATTCCGCTGTCCTTGATGTTCTGGATCCAGTCGATGCTCTCTGTATCGTCCGGAAATTGCGGGAAAAAGGGGACGTAGAAGTTCTGGTAGATGTCGAGGTCATACTTGCGGAGCTTCTCGTTGTACTCCTCCTCGGATTCGGCCACGTGAATCCAGCGGCACATGTTCTGCCGCTCTCCGAGGGCGAAGTCGTGGCCCGCCTTTGCGGCCTCCTCGACATACACATGGGCGAACTCTTCCATTTTACTCAGCTTGGTGAAGTACGTAGGGCGGATGCCGCGCTGGGCGGCGAAGCGGATCGAATCGACGCTGGCGCTCACCGCCTGGAACAACGGCGGATAGGGATCCTGATAGGGCCCGGGGCACACTGCAACGCGCTTCACATAGCCCCGCTCGTCAATCTCGCCATCGGTGCCCGCGCTCTTGGCGCTCTTCCAGGCCGGATACTTGATGCCGTCTGACGGATAGGGCGCCTGGTAGTACTTCCCGTCGAGTTCGATGGATTCTTCCGTCCAGCATTTGATGAGCATATCCACGCGCTCTTCGAAGACCTCGCGGTTCTTCACATCGTCTTTTCCCCCGAGGCTGTCGGAAACGGTCGCCACCGCCTCGGCCTGCTGGCCGAGGATGTTCGCCCAGCGCGACTGGTAACCGCGGGCGACCCCGCAGAAGAACTTCCCCTTGGTGATGTGATCGAGAATCGCCGTTTCCTCGGCCACCCGAATCGGGTCCTGGGTGGCCATGACGTAGCCCAGCGCCCCGATCCGCGCATTCTTGACATGGGAAGCCCACCAGGCGTTCAGCACGCCCGGGTTCGGGCCGACCTCGTAGCCCTCCGAATGGAGATGGTGCTCGATGGTGCTGACGCCCCAGACCCCCATCCTGTCGGCCGCCTTCACGATGCCGAGCCAGTCGTGGAGGACTTTGTTGTAAAGCTCCTTGTTACGGCCCAGGGGGCGCTTTCTCTCTCGGTCCGCCCGATCCTCGGAAGGGAGCATCGGATAGAGCTGAAGAATCACTTTCGGTTTTGGCATGCCGACCTCTCCTAGGATGCCCAAAGGTAAATCGGATAGTTTATCGCGCTAAGGTTTTTGAAAAGAAGGAATCCCTTCGTTCACTTTTTTGAGGAGCGAGACCAGCACGTCTCTCTCTTCTTCCGTCAGGTTGTGCATCAGCTCCGCGATGCGGGTATAGTAATCCGGCAATATCGTTTCGAGCACTTCCTGCCCCTTTTGCGTCATCCGGATCGAAAACATCCGGCGGTCGCCGTTCAGCTGCTGCCGCGCTATCAAGCCATCGCGTTCGAGGCCGTCGAGCAGGCCGGTCA harbors:
- a CDS encoding LLM class flavin-dependent oxidoreductase yields the protein MPKPKVILQLYPMLPSEDRADRERKRPLGRNKELYNKVLHDWLGIVKAADRMGVWGVSTIEHHLHSEGYEVGPNPGVLNAWWASHVKNARIGALGYVMATQDPIRVAEETAILDHITKGKFFCGVARGYQSRWANILGQQAEAVATVSDSLGGKDDVKNREVFEERVDMLIKCWTEESIELDGKYYQAPYPSDGIKYPAWKSAKSAGTDGEIDERGYVKRVAVCPGPYQDPYPPLFQAVSASVDSIRFAAQRGIRPTYFTKLSKMEEFAHVYVEEAAKAGHDFALGERQNMCRWIHVAESEEEYNEKLRKYDLDIYQNFYVPFFPQFPDDTESIDWIQNIKDSGIFHGGTIAQLTEQFVDAYKVVPAEFITLIWHYAQQPADEGIYEL